The sequence below is a genomic window from Sphingobacterium sp. ML3W.
CTGTTCCTCAAAACGCTCGACAATACTTTTAGCACCGAAACACGTAGCTTCTACAATAGCTCGAAATATACGAGGAGCATCAGACCCTAGGTCAAGTCCTTGAATAGCTCCTTTTAATGTTTGATCTGCATCAGGAGTACGTCGTCCATTGAACCAATCAATCGCTAATTCCGAAATTAAAGTCACAGGAATTTTGGAAGCCTCCAAACTCAAATTTTCAAGCAGCCTATCGGCTAATAAAGCTTTTATCCTGTCTAGATCAACATCAGATATGCCTACCACCTCCTTGAGTAAATTTTGAGTAGGCCAAAGTAATACCTGTTTAAACCATGCATAAGAATCACCAAAAGCAGACTGCCCAGCCTCCATACCAATCATACCCGGTATTATCGAGCCTTCAACCTGTCCACATATTCCTTTCACCAACTTGTCACGAACCTCTTCAGGAGGAGCGACAAGCATATCACAGGTAGAAGTACCCATAACCTTACTTAAATAATAAGGTTCAATCTGACCTCCCACTGCACCCATATGACAATCAAACGCACCAATCCCAACCTGAACATCTGTACTAAGCCCCAATCTTGCAGCCCACTCCGATGAAAGGTAGCCGGCTGACTGATCTGCCGTATAGGTTTCCGTAAACAATCGCTCAGTAATTCCATCTAGTAAAGGATCGATAGCATTGAAGAATGAGTTGGGAGGAAGCCCTCCGAATTCTTCGGCCCATAATGATTTATGTCCAGCCGAACAAACACTCCGTTTTATTTCATCAGCTTTTTCTCCTCCAGTAAGCAAGAAAGGGATATAATCACAATGTTCTACCCAAGTGTATAAGGCATCCCTTACTTTTTTATCATCCCTTAATACATGAAGGAGCTTTGCCCAAAACCACTCAGATGAATATATTCCACCTACATACTTTAAATAATCAATAGCACTTTCCTTCGCATGGTCATTTATCTCTTTTGCTTCTCGAACAGCAGTATGATCTTTCCACAAAACAAACATGGCATTTGGATTATCAGTAAACTCATCCAACAAAGCTAGCGGTACACCATCCTTATTGACAGCAATTGGAGTTGATCCAGTCGTATCGATTGATATCGCTTTTACAGAAGAACTATCAATATTTCCAGATTTACTTAAACATTCCTTTATTGTATAGGCTAGTCCTTCTATATAATCGAGAGGATGTTGACGAAACTGACTCAATGTGCTGTCACAAAAATGCCCCTGTTTCCATCGCGGATAATAAAAGACTGAAGAAGCTATTTCATCCCCATTGCTAGCATCAACTAACACCGAGCGAACAGAATCACTGCCATAATCTACGCCGATGACATAAGATTTATTCATGATATATTTTGAATTTGGTTTATAATTTTATAATTGAATACGATCAAGTATATTACTTCGATATCAGTACGCAGGTTTATAATTAATGTCAAATTAACATTTAATTATTAAATATGAAACTTTTTTTTCATATTTAACAAAATGATGTAAAGACAAACAGTTTGTAAAGAGGAAAATACAACTGAAATGAGAGGATTAAAATGTGATATTTATAATAAATTATGCTGTGTATAGCAAACCTGATGC
It includes:
- a CDS encoding ribulokinase — protein: MNKSYVIGVDYGSDSVRSVLVDASNGDEIASSVFYYPRWKQGHFCDSTLSQFRQHPLDYIEGLAYTIKECLSKSGNIDSSSVKAISIDTTGSTPIAVNKDGVPLALLDEFTDNPNAMFVLWKDHTAVREAKEINDHAKESAIDYLKYVGGIYSSEWFWAKLLHVLRDDKKVRDALYTWVEHCDYIPFLLTGGEKADEIKRSVCSAGHKSLWAEEFGGLPPNSFFNAIDPLLDGITERLFTETYTADQSAGYLSSEWAARLGLSTDVQVGIGAFDCHMGAVGGQIEPYYLSKVMGTSTCDMLVAPPEEVRDKLVKGICGQVEGSIIPGMIGMEAGQSAFGDSYAWFKQVLLWPTQNLLKEVVGISDVDLDRIKALLADRLLENLSLEASKIPVTLISELAIDWFNGRRTPDADQTLKGAIQGLDLGSDAPRIFRAIVEATCFGAKSIVERFEEQGIPVKGLIGLGGVAKKSPFIMQMMADVINMPIRIHKSEQTCAIGAAMFAATVAGIYTRVEDAMTAMGQGFEKTYFPQVEMANIYAARYNRYKKLGGFIDTRL